A single genomic interval of Microbulbifer variabilis harbors:
- the hemE gene encoding uroporphyrinogen decarboxylase — MSDTKPSELKNDRFLRALLRQPVDRTPVWMMRQAGRYLPEYRASRAEAGSFMDLCRNTELACEVTLQPLERYPLDAAILFSDILTIPDAMGLGLYFAEGEGPKFHKPLRTAADIEALEVVNSERDLDYVMNAVSTIRRELNGRVPLIGFSGSPWTLATYMIEGGSSKDFARSKEMLYNRPELMHQLLTILADSVTDYLNAQIRAGAQAVQIFDTWGGALSHRAYREFSLQYMQRILSGLIKEADGRRVPAILFTKGGGQWLEAMADTGADALGLDWTTDIGSARAQVGNRVALQGNLDPSVLYASPERIRQEVEAVLQSYGQGSGHVFNLGHGITPKVDPAHAGAMIEAVVELSAKYHV; from the coding sequence ATGTCTGATACCAAACCGTCCGAATTGAAAAACGACCGCTTTCTCCGCGCCTTGTTGCGCCAGCCCGTGGATCGAACACCAGTGTGGATGATGCGCCAGGCGGGTCGCTACCTACCCGAGTACCGCGCCAGCCGCGCCGAGGCTGGTAGTTTTATGGATCTATGCCGTAATACCGAATTGGCGTGCGAGGTCACTCTGCAGCCGTTGGAACGCTACCCACTCGATGCGGCGATTTTATTCTCCGATATCCTCACCATCCCAGATGCTATGGGCCTTGGGCTCTATTTTGCCGAGGGCGAGGGGCCCAAATTCCATAAGCCGCTGCGCACTGCCGCTGATATCGAGGCATTGGAAGTGGTGAACAGCGAACGGGATCTGGACTATGTGATGAATGCTGTGTCCACCATTCGCCGCGAGCTAAATGGTCGCGTGCCGCTGATCGGCTTCTCTGGCAGCCCCTGGACCCTGGCCACCTATATGATTGAGGGTGGCTCCAGCAAGGACTTTGCTCGCAGCAAAGAAATGCTCTACAACCGCCCCGAGCTGATGCACCAGCTACTGACCATACTCGCCGATTCGGTGACAGACTACCTGAATGCACAGATTCGCGCCGGTGCCCAGGCGGTACAAATTTTTGATACCTGGGGCGGCGCCTTGAGTCACCGCGCCTACCGCGAGTTCTCCCTGCAATATATGCAGCGTATTCTCAGCGGTCTGATCAAAGAGGCCGATGGCCGCCGGGTACCCGCTATCCTGTTCACCAAAGGGGGTGGTCAGTGGTTGGAAGCGATGGCGGATACCGGTGCTGATGCTCTGGGGCTCGATTGGACCACCGATATCGGCAGTGCCCGCGCCCAAGTTGGGAATCGCGTTGCCCTGCAGGGTAATCTGGATCCTTCCGTGCTCTACGCCAGTCCAGAGCGCATCCGCCAAGAAGTGGAAGCTGTGCTGCAGTCCTATGGCCAGGGTAGTGGCCATGTTTTCAACCTTGGCCACGGTATTACTCCGAAAGTAGATCCGGCCCATGCCGGCGCCATGATCGAGGCAGTGGTAGAGCTTTCCGCAAAATATCACGTCTAA
- a CDS encoding HD-GYP domain-containing protein — MLRAVSKHLLQWSVPPQVALEQAKISVGDLQRGMFVSRLDKPWTQTPFALQGFYIRDLEEIRQLQKYCRFVYVDVHKTVGSAGVTLRRLIGASGASAKGHGRAAVRVTIPCRPVAVSHKTYPPPQPAQREAGNARKLHGQILRGMGEVMGLVASNRPLPVPQMNRVVEDLVESVLRSPDAFAWLARVRDRDEHTYSHSVRASIWAVLFGRHIGLARHELLQLGVATLLKDVGKLSIPAEVLQMPKRDPRSELEYRKFVQHSVQMLSADAQVDPQVIDIVRGHRERHDGGGYPGGLRGDKIPVLARMCGIVTFYDEATNPRGASQPIAPSKAVAELYDLRGIAYQEQLVVEFIQAIGLYPTGTQVELSSGEVGVVVEQTYDRRLRPKVMIVLDAHKRQLSKPRLFDLAAAEDRAEKLIERGKMRPEEKVSIVRDIEPGAYPEVNTSAVRDDYLFNSGGQLSRFFSRLAR; from the coding sequence TTGCTGAGGGCAGTCTCCAAGCATTTACTACAGTGGTCGGTACCTCCCCAAGTGGCACTCGAACAGGCAAAAATTTCCGTCGGTGATCTCCAGCGCGGCATGTTTGTGTCCAGGCTAGACAAACCCTGGACACAGACTCCATTTGCCCTGCAGGGCTTTTATATCCGCGATTTGGAGGAGATTCGCCAACTACAGAAGTACTGCCGTTTTGTTTATGTCGATGTGCACAAGACCGTAGGCAGTGCCGGTGTGACCTTGCGCCGTTTGATCGGCGCTAGTGGTGCAAGTGCTAAAGGGCATGGCCGAGCCGCCGTGCGCGTCACCATTCCCTGCCGCCCCGTTGCGGTCTCTCACAAGACTTACCCCCCCCCTCAGCCCGCTCAGCGCGAGGCAGGCAATGCGCGCAAGTTGCACGGCCAGATATTGCGTGGCATGGGCGAAGTTATGGGGTTGGTAGCGAGCAATCGACCACTGCCGGTGCCACAGATGAACCGGGTGGTAGAGGATCTGGTTGAGAGTGTGCTGCGCAGCCCGGATGCTTTCGCCTGGTTGGCGCGAGTGCGAGACAGGGATGAACATACTTACAGTCACTCGGTACGCGCCAGTATTTGGGCGGTGCTGTTTGGCCGGCATATCGGCTTGGCGCGACATGAGTTGTTGCAGCTGGGGGTGGCCACCCTGTTAAAGGATGTGGGCAAGTTATCGATTCCCGCAGAAGTGCTGCAGATGCCCAAGCGCGACCCGCGCAGCGAGCTGGAGTATCGTAAATTTGTGCAACACAGCGTGCAGATGCTATCGGCAGACGCCCAGGTCGACCCCCAGGTGATTGATATTGTGCGCGGTCATCGCGAGCGCCACGACGGCGGTGGTTATCCCGGTGGCTTGCGCGGTGACAAGATTCCCGTATTGGCGCGCATGTGCGGCATCGTTACTTTTTATGATGAAGCGACGAACCCCCGCGGCGCCAGCCAGCCCATAGCGCCTTCAAAGGCCGTGGCCGAACTCTATGACCTACGTGGCATCGCCTACCAAGAACAGCTGGTCGTCGAATTTATTCAGGCGATAGGACTCTACCCCACCGGTACCCAGGTAGAGCTCTCCAGTGGCGAAGTGGGTGTAGTGGTGGAGCAGACCTATGACCGGCGTTTGCGCCCCAAGGTGATGATTGTGCTGGATGCGCACAAGCGCCAGCTGAGTAAACCGCGCCTGTTTGACCTGGCGGCTGCAGAGGATCGTGCAGAAAAGCTGATTGAGCGTGGCAAGATGCGCCCGGAGGAAAAGGTCAGCATAGTGCGGGATATAGAGCCAGGGGCTTATCCGGAGGTGAATACCTCGGCGGTGCGAGACGATTACCTTTTCAATAGTGGTGGGCAGCTGTCCCGCTTTTTCTCGCGCCTGGCGAGATAG